A single uncultured Acetobacterium sp. DNA region contains:
- a CDS encoding C-GCAxxG-C-C family protein, protein MNMEDNKSQLVNDYAVENFKNGLNCAESVYDALLRAGVLDVPKETVAMCTGFGGGIGLCGETCGALSAAIMANSAVYGRKDPWRVDAEVRGPEVGQKYYRRYNNLVKEFCEANGCTTCRDICELFEDWNGKDRRVHCMKMVGTTAQLAYKYLQIPQNEAFEMPYGEKMSDNKKK, encoded by the coding sequence ATGAATATGGAAGATAATAAGAGTCAATTAGTCAATGATTATGCAGTCGAAAATTTTAAAAATGGCTTAAATTGTGCCGAAAGCGTATACGATGCTTTGCTGCGTGCCGGGGTACTGGATGTTCCCAAGGAAACAGTCGCGATGTGTACCGGTTTTGGCGGTGGTATCGGTCTTTGCGGTGAAACTTGCGGTGCTTTATCAGCTGCCATTATGGCAAATAGTGCTGTTTATGGTAGAAAAGACCCCTGGCGTGTCGATGCTGAAGTTCGGGGACCGGAAGTCGGTCAAAAATACTATCGACGCTATAACAATCTGGTCAAAGAATTCTGCGAAGCCAATGGTTGCACAACCTGTCGCGACATCTGTGAGCTATTTGAAGATTGGAATGGAAAAGACCGACGGGTGCACTGCATGAAAATGGTGGGAACAACGGCTCAATTAGCTTATAAGTATCTGCAAATCCCTCAAAATGAAGCTTTCGAAATGCCATATGGTGAAAAAATGAGTGATAACAAAAAGAAATAA
- a CDS encoding 4Fe-4S binding protein translates to MINQSPNFAKVNKKDDQVVEEKILVVKKERCPQNHPCPSVDVCPVEALSQVGFDAPVVDMDKCIKCGKCVKFCPMGALQLE, encoded by the coding sequence ATGATTAATCAGTCCCCAAATTTTGCTAAAGTTAATAAAAAGGACGATCAAGTTGTCGAAGAGAAAATATTGGTGGTAAAGAAAGAACGATGTCCACAAAATCATCCTTGTCCATCAGTTGATGTATGTCCTGTAGAAGCGCTATCCCAGGTTGGCTTCGATGCCCCGGTTGTAGACATGGACAAATGCATAAAATGTGGAAAGTGTGTGAAATTTTGCCCAATGGGTGCGCTACAATTAGAATAA
- a CDS encoding C-GCAxxG-C-C family protein translates to MNLFKKGYNCSQSVFLAFCDECDLDFETAARLSSSFGAGMGRLREVCGAVTGMFMVAGVLYGYTDPEDQAAKTAHYQRIQTLANQFEEKNHSIICRDLLGLDKGKNSPVPEMRTPEYYQNRPCEALVGMAAEIMEKYIVEQE, encoded by the coding sequence ATGAATTTGTTTAAAAAAGGCTATAATTGTTCTCAGTCAGTTTTTCTGGCTTTCTGCGATGAGTGTGACTTGGACTTTGAAACCGCTGCCCGGTTAAGCTCATCTTTTGGTGCCGGAATGGGAAGATTGCGTGAGGTTTGCGGTGCAGTAACCGGAATGTTTATGGTCGCAGGAGTTCTTTACGGCTACACTGATCCCGAAGATCAAGCTGCGAAAACAGCGCATTATCAACGCATTCAAACGCTTGCAAATCAATTTGAAGAAAAGAACCATTCCATTATTTGCAGGGATCTTCTGGGGCTTGATAAAGGTAAGAATAGCCCTGTTCCAGAGATGCGTACTCCAGAATATTATCAGAATCGGCCATGCGAAGCCCTGGTGGGGATGGCGGCAGAGATTATGGAAAAATATATCGTCGAACAAGAATAG
- a CDS encoding ATP-binding protein encodes MKQLLILSGKGGTGKTTLASAFIKLSQAKVYADCDVDAPNLHLALKQSVQPQVKDFFGMPKAEINSTLCAKCDRCIENCRFDAISVNEEGYRVNPFACEGCGVCEMLCPVRAISLKPDIAGELMLYDNQDSLFSTAQLKMGSGTSGMLVTEVKKQMKSVDVGADLAIIDGSPGIGCPVIASISGVDMVLIVAEPSVSGISDMERIIKTAQTFHTKTVVCVNKYDTNLKKTDVIVDYCKDHLIPYMGNIPYDENAVKAINKGLTIVDIFCDAGCSAQDVFNNTLEVLFKNKDL; translated from the coding sequence ATGAAACAATTACTTATTCTTAGCGGAAAGGGTGGAACCGGAAAAACAACCTTGGCTAGTGCCTTTATCAAGCTATCTCAAGCAAAAGTTTATGCTGATTGTGATGTGGATGCTCCCAATTTGCACCTGGCTTTAAAGCAATCGGTTCAGCCCCAGGTAAAAGACTTTTTTGGGATGCCAAAGGCAGAAATCAATAGTACACTGTGTGCAAAATGTGATCGTTGCATCGAAAATTGTCGCTTTGATGCCATATCAGTGAATGAAGAAGGTTACCGAGTTAATCCTTTTGCATGTGAAGGCTGCGGCGTTTGTGAAATGCTCTGTCCGGTACGGGCAATCAGCTTAAAACCGGATATTGCTGGGGAGCTGATGCTTTATGACAATCAGGACAGTCTGTTTTCCACTGCACAGCTCAAAATGGGCAGTGGCACATCCGGGATGCTGGTCACCGAAGTTAAAAAGCAAATGAAATCGGTTGATGTTGGTGCTGATTTGGCCATTATTGACGGATCACCGGGAATCGGTTGCCCAGTAATTGCATCGATCAGTGGGGTGGATATGGTGCTGATTGTTGCAGAACCATCGGTTTCTGGAATTAGCGATATGGAGCGCATCATTAAAACAGCCCAGACTTTTCATACAAAAACGGTTGTTTGTGTGAATAAATACGATACAAACCTAAAAAAAACCGATGTGATTGTTGATTATTGTAAAGATCATCTGATCCCCTATATGGGAAATATTCCTTATGATGAAAATGCTGTAAAAGCTATCAATAAGGGACTGACCATTGTGGATATCTTCTGTGACGCCGGTTGTTCGGCGCAGGACGTATTCAACAATACTTTGGAGGTATTGTTTAAAAATAAGGATTTATAA
- a CDS encoding ATP-binding protein: MKLAVLSGKGGTGKTLVSVNLAAVAKDSVYVDCDVEEPNGHLFFKPTGIEIEKVAIKIPVVDEDLCLGCRKCVDFCKFNALAAIVNKLLVFDDICHSCGGCIMLCPSKALTEKDKVIGEIKTGISEEVKVISGILNTGEASGIPIIKELIKKTSAEKRMTLIDCPPGSACIVMESIQDADYCILVAEPTVFGLHNLQLVWELVKLFNKPHGVVINKCMENENLIETFCIENKINILTKIPFESELGMINSDGEIVSKSEKYHGLFSELLQTVVREVEHETITYS, translated from the coding sequence GTGAAATTAGCAGTACTCAGCGGAAAAGGGGGGACCGGAAAAACTCTGGTATCCGTTAATCTGGCAGCAGTAGCCAAAGATTCCGTTTATGTTGATTGTGATGTTGAAGAACCAAACGGTCATTTGTTTTTTAAACCAACCGGGATAGAAATTGAAAAGGTAGCCATTAAGATTCCTGTTGTTGACGAAGATCTTTGCCTGGGCTGCCGAAAATGTGTCGACTTTTGTAAATTCAACGCCCTCGCCGCCATTGTCAACAAATTACTTGTTTTTGATGATATTTGTCACTCATGCGGGGGTTGTATCATGCTTTGTCCAAGCAAAGCTTTGACCGAAAAGGACAAGGTCATTGGAGAAATAAAAACAGGTATTTCCGAAGAGGTCAAGGTGATTTCCGGCATTTTAAATACCGGCGAAGCATCGGGAATACCGATTATCAAAGAGCTGATAAAAAAAACATCCGCTGAAAAAAGAATGACATTGATTGACTGTCCTCCAGGCAGTGCCTGCATTGTAATGGAAAGTATTCAAGATGCGGATTATTGTATCCTGGTGGCAGAACCGACGGTTTTTGGCCTGCATAATCTCCAGTTGGTTTGGGAACTCGTGAAACTTTTTAATAAACCGCATGGTGTCGTTATCAATAAATGTATGGAAAATGAAAATCTGATTGAAACGTTTTGTATTGAAAATAAAATTAACATCTTAACTAAAATTCCTTTTGAAAGTGAACTGGGAATGATTAATTCTGATGGTGAGATTGTGTCAAAAAGCGAAAAATACCATGGACTATTTTCTGAGTTGCTTCAAACCGTCGTTAGGGAGGTAGAACATGAAACAATTACTTATTCTTAG
- a CDS encoding NifB/NifX family molybdenum-iron cluster-binding protein produces the protein MKIAIPADEKVLASEVCMSFGRAPYFYIYETTTKMGDFINNEAATSPGGAGVKAAQIVVDNHADILITPRCGENAAEVFKVTKLQIYKSTVGSIQDNINAYMDKKLAVLDKFHAGFHGVGGN, from the coding sequence ATGAAAATAGCAATACCCGCAGATGAAAAAGTTCTGGCCAGCGAAGTGTGTATGTCTTTTGGACGGGCACCGTATTTTTATATTTATGAGACCACAACAAAAATGGGCGACTTCATCAATAATGAAGCGGCAACCAGCCCCGGTGGTGCCGGTGTCAAAGCAGCTCAGATCGTAGTCGATAATCATGCAGATATCTTAATTACGCCACGATGTGGGGAAAATGCAGCAGAAGTTTTCAAAGTAACGAAACTGCAAATTTACAAAAGTACGGTTGGTTCCATTCAAGATAATATTAATGCTTATATGGATAAGAAATTAGCTGTTCTCGATAAGTTTCATGCAGGATTTCATGGGGTTGGAGGAAACTAA
- a CDS encoding flavin reductase family protein: MDKVKGNMKSCLNPVAKVLVSCRGLDGENNVLAVGYCGNCSYDPPMVMVGIVPSRYSYHMIKESGVFVVNLVDENYKETFNYLGTHSKRDEDKLAIMKVNLEEAKIVNAPILPDCPVNIECTVVDSIVTGSHEMFIGKIEYVHGDKKLVNTDGTIDFSQINFL; encoded by the coding sequence ATGGATAAAGTTAAAGGCAATATGAAGTCTTGTTTAAACCCAGTAGCTAAAGTGCTGGTATCATGTCGGGGTCTAGATGGTGAGAATAATGTTCTGGCCGTTGGATATTGTGGAAATTGCAGTTATGATCCGCCCATGGTTATGGTTGGGATTGTTCCATCTCGGTATTCATACCATATGATAAAAGAATCAGGGGTTTTTGTTGTCAATCTTGTGGATGAAAACTACAAAGAAACATTCAACTACCTAGGAACGCACAGTAAACGAGATGAAGATAAATTGGCGATTATGAAAGTAAACCTTGAAGAAGCTAAAATAGTCAATGCACCGATTTTACCGGATTGTCCGGTAAATATTGAATGTACGGTGGTTGATTCGATTGTAACCGGATCACATGAAATGTTTATTGGAAAGATTGAATATGTGCATGGAGACAAAAAACTTGTAAATACTGATGGGACGATTGATTTTTCACAGATCAATTTTCTCTGA
- a CDS encoding iron-sulfur cluster carrier protein MrpORP: MSENCNGTIGSCGEEHEYSKEPIDFSEKSHELSRIKKVIGVVSGKGGVGKSMVTSLLAVTMKRKGYNTAILDADITGPSIPRAFGINEKARTTELGLFPISSKTGIEIMSINLLLENETDPVIWRGPIIANTVKQFWTDVIWGDVDFMFVDMPPGTGDVPLTVFQSLPIDGIIIVTSPQELVSMIVAKAVKMAEIMKIPVIGLVENMSYFQCPDCDKKHQIFGDSRIEEVAKQHNINVVAKMPIDTSLAGACDKGIIELFDNNWLDPIAEILESEVKLKENGEEQMKIAVASDNGLVSGHFGHCESFMIYDTVDGKIVKTEAVPNPGHKPGFLPVFLNDKGVNVIISGGMGGGAVDIFNEKNIEVITGAQGKAEDLANSYLLGELKSTGSVCHEHQHHDECGE, translated from the coding sequence ATGAGTGAAAATTGTAATGGAACCATTGGGTCTTGTGGTGAAGAACATGAATACAGCAAAGAACCAATCGATTTTTCTGAAAAATCACATGAATTAAGCAGGATTAAGAAAGTAATCGGAGTGGTTAGTGGCAAAGGTGGTGTTGGAAAATCGATGGTAACTTCGCTATTAGCCGTTACCATGAAGCGAAAAGGCTATAATACTGCCATTCTGGATGCCGATATTACTGGACCTTCCATCCCAAGAGCCTTTGGCATTAATGAAAAAGCCAGAACAACAGAATTAGGATTATTTCCTATCTCAAGCAAAACTGGGATTGAAATCATGTCCATTAATCTGTTGCTGGAAAATGAGACGGATCCAGTAATCTGGAGAGGTCCCATCATTGCCAATACCGTTAAACAGTTCTGGACCGATGTAATCTGGGGAGATGTCGACTTTATGTTTGTGGACATGCCTCCTGGCACTGGGGATGTACCTTTGACCGTTTTTCAATCTTTACCAATAGATGGGATTATTATTGTAACATCTCCCCAGGAGTTGGTTTCGATGATTGTTGCTAAGGCCGTTAAAATGGCTGAAATAATGAAGATCCCTGTCATCGGTTTAGTTGAGAACATGTCATACTTCCAATGTCCGGATTGTGATAAGAAACATCAGATTTTTGGGGACAGCCGCATTGAAGAAGTGGCAAAACAGCACAATATCAATGTCGTGGCGAAAATGCCGATTGATACATCATTAGCAGGAGCCTGCGATAAAGGTATAATTGAATTATTTGATAACAATTGGTTGGATCCTATTGCAGAAATTTTAGAATCAGAAGTAAAATTAAAAGAAAACGGAGAAGAACAAATGAAAATAGCAGTAGCGAGTGATAATGGTTTGGTTTCAGGGCATTTTGGTCATTGTGAGAGTTTTATGATTTATGATACAGTGGATGGAAAAATTGTTAAAACTGAAGCAGTACCTAATCCAGGACATAAACCCGGATTTTTGCCAGTATTCTTAAATGACAAAGGGGTTAATGTTATTATTTCCGGTGGTATGGGTGGCGGAGCCGTTGATATTTTTAATGAAAAGAACATTGAAGTGATCACCGGAGCACAAGGAAAAGCCGAAGATCTTGCCAACAGTTATCTTTTAGGCGAACTTAAATCGACAGGTTCTGTTTGTCATGAACATCAGCATCATGATGAGTGCGGCGAATAA
- a CDS encoding ATP-binding cassette domain-containing protein — protein sequence MLKLENISFEVENEREILKDVNLTIEKGKFIAITGPNGGGKSTLARIISGVIKPTRGKITFYGEDITDLSITERAKKGISFGFQQPIRFKGITVHDLINIAKGEQLSVADASHYLSEVGLCAKDYINRELSDKLSGGEIKRIEIATIIARNTVLSIFDEPEAGIDLWSFNHLIDIFMKMHESKENSIVIISHQERILDVADEIIAMVDGAIILRGAKESVLPELLHCENPENCANCQIVEA from the coding sequence ATGTTAAAACTTGAAAACATTTCATTTGAAGTTGAAAATGAAAGAGAAATTTTAAAAGACGTTAATTTAACCATCGAAAAAGGTAAATTTATCGCCATAACGGGACCAAATGGCGGCGGAAAGTCAACGCTTGCCCGAATTATTTCTGGCGTTATCAAACCAACCAGAGGGAAAATTACTTTTTATGGGGAAGATATTACCGATTTATCCATAACTGAACGGGCTAAAAAAGGGATCAGCTTTGGTTTTCAACAGCCAATCCGTTTTAAAGGCATCACTGTTCACGATCTGATTAATATTGCCAAAGGGGAACAACTCTCAGTGGCTGACGCCAGCCATTATTTATCTGAAGTGGGTTTATGTGCCAAAGACTACATTAACCGGGAGTTAAGCGATAAACTATCCGGGGGCGAAATCAAACGGATTGAAATCGCCACCATTATCGCCAGAAACACCGTATTATCGATTTTTGACGAACCAGAAGCAGGCATCGACCTTTGGAGTTTCAATCATCTCATTGATATCTTTATGAAAATGCATGAAAGCAAAGAAAATTCAATCGTCATCATTTCCCACCAGGAGCGGATCTTGGATGTAGCAGACGAAATTATTGCGATGGTGGATGGTGCTATTATTCTAAGAGGGGCAAAGGAAAGTGTATTGCCTGAATTGCTCCACTGTGAAAACCCTGAAAATTGTGCGAATTGTCAAATCGTGGAGGCGTAA
- a CDS encoding SoxR reducing system RseC family protein — protein MKHETIGVVMEIRGTLALVKPMSHLNCDSGHCCQGDGVEKVVLEMNNETNARVGDKVIFEAKEVGMMTVAFMLFLMPLILAFLGAGAGYYLSGIFEMNSNLLVISGGILFFVISLLIVKVFDRYISTNTSLRPVITKII, from the coding sequence ATGAAACATGAAACAATTGGGGTCGTAATGGAGATAAGGGGAACCTTGGCTTTGGTAAAACCGATGTCACATTTAAATTGTGACAGTGGTCATTGTTGCCAAGGTGACGGTGTAGAGAAAGTAGTACTTGAAATGAATAACGAAACAAATGCCAGAGTGGGAGACAAGGTTATTTTTGAAGCAAAAGAAGTAGGAATGATGACAGTCGCTTTTATGCTGTTTTTGATGCCGCTGATTTTGGCATTTTTGGGAGCAGGCGCAGGCTATTATTTATCAGGAATATTTGAAATGAATTCAAATTTATTGGTTATATCCGGGGGAATACTATTTTTCGTTATTTCATTGCTTATTGTTAAGGTATTCGATCGATATATATCAACAAATACAAGCTTAAGACCAGTTATCACAAAAATAATTTAA
- a CDS encoding BMC domain-containing protein — MKVHLINGVSQGTLGIISRKIGDKKIVERIHQNEFTAVGLCQGDIVRMLVASDIAEKTSDVVVTEVSGVCPQHIICLAILGDVTSVEASLAAIESRLMIK, encoded by the coding sequence ATGAAAGTTCATTTGATCAATGGGGTATCCCAGGGCACATTGGGTATTATTTCCCGAAAAATTGGCGATAAAAAAATTGTTGAACGGATTCACCAAAATGAGTTTACCGCAGTTGGATTATGTCAGGGCGATATTGTCAGAATGCTGGTTGCCAGTGACATCGCGGAAAAGACATCAGATGTTGTCGTGACGGAAGTATCTGGGGTATGTCCTCAGCATATTATTTGCCTGGCGATTCTTGGTGATGTAACATCTGTAGAAGCATCTCTGGCAGCTATAGAAAGTAGGTTGATGATCAAGTGA
- a CDS encoding SufD family Fe-S cluster assembly protein, which translates to MNDIAKALLKEVTGLEEMPKGAYNIRENSKSVARQSSENIEIVGKEDKSGIDIIVKPNTKSEHVFIPALVSCGGVKDLVYNDFFVGENADITIIAGCGVSTGDSCDGSEHNGIHRFFLGKNSRVRYVEKHIGEGTGTGKRVIDPVTEVVQEENSYMEMETTQIKGVDSTRRFTKAKLKDGATLVIKEKLMTHGDQFAESSFEVDMDGEDSSVNLISRSVARDNSRQTFISKINGNTKCMGHSECDAIIMDHGVVRAIPEITANSLDATLIHEAAIGKIAGDQMIKLMTLGLTEAEAEARIIDGFLN; encoded by the coding sequence ATGAATGATATAGCAAAAGCCTTACTCAAAGAAGTAACCGGACTGGAAGAAATGCCAAAAGGAGCGTATAATATCCGCGAAAACAGTAAAAGTGTAGCGAGACAGTCCAGTGAGAACATTGAAATTGTGGGGAAAGAAGATAAATCTGGAATTGATATAATTGTCAAACCGAATACAAAGTCCGAGCATGTTTTCATACCCGCATTGGTTTCCTGTGGAGGGGTAAAGGATCTTGTTTACAATGATTTCTTTGTTGGGGAGAATGCTGACATCACCATTATTGCCGGGTGCGGTGTCAGCACTGGTGATAGTTGCGATGGCTCCGAGCACAATGGGATTCATCGTTTTTTTCTGGGGAAAAATTCCCGCGTCCGTTATGTAGAAAAACACATTGGTGAAGGAACTGGAACCGGAAAACGGGTAATTGATCCCGTGACTGAAGTGGTACAGGAAGAAAACAGCTATATGGAAATGGAAACCACCCAGATCAAAGGGGTCGATTCCACCAGACGGTTTACCAAGGCCAAACTGAAAGACGGCGCAACCCTGGTCATCAAGGAAAAACTGATGACCCATGGTGATCAGTTTGCCGAATCCTCCTTTGAGGTGGACATGGATGGCGAAGATTCCAGCGTTAATCTTATTTCTCGTTCGGTAGCCAGAGACAACTCCCGACAAACTTTTATTTCTAAAATTAACGGGAACACTAAATGTATGGGTCACTCCGAATGTGATGCGATTATTATGGATCATGGTGTAGTCCGGGCTATTCCTGAAATCACCGCTAACAGTCTGGATGCAACGTTGATTCACGAAGCTGCCATCGGCAAGATTGCCGGAGATCAGATGATTAAGCTGATGACCCTTGGCTTAACCGAAGCGGAAGCGGAAGCAAGAATCATTGATGGATTTTTGAATTAA
- a CDS encoding MBL fold metallo-hydrolase: protein MKIVTLVENTSISENYKNEHGLCLYIETEKHKCLFDLGASGIFVENAQKLGIDLEKVDLVVISHGHYDHGGGLEIFLGINKKAKIYVNHKAFNKFYSNRGEDPKAYIGLNQKLLPNERFVFVEDHLVIDDELELFSNVQGDKFRSTANLDLFIETDGVMVGDDFAHEQNLIIREGNKTVLFAGCAHNGIANILDHLNLVYKVIPDDVIGGFHLYNPSRKKSENIVLIENMGHYLLSRDTTYYTCHCTGTEPYQILRGLMGDRIQYLSTGIRLEI from the coding sequence ATGAAAATCGTTACTTTAGTTGAAAATACATCTATTTCGGAAAACTATAAAAATGAACATGGGTTATGTTTGTATATTGAAACAGAAAAACACAAATGTCTATTTGATTTGGGGGCCAGCGGTATTTTTGTAGAAAATGCCCAAAAGCTTGGAATTGATCTAGAAAAAGTTGATTTAGTGGTGATCAGTCACGGTCATTATGATCATGGCGGAGGATTGGAAATATTTTTGGGGATCAATAAGAAGGCAAAGATCTATGTTAATCATAAAGCTTTTAATAAATTCTATTCAAATCGAGGTGAGGATCCAAAAGCTTATATTGGTTTAAATCAGAAATTGCTGCCAAATGAACGGTTTGTCTTTGTTGAAGATCATTTGGTGATTGATGATGAGCTTGAGCTGTTTTCAAATGTACAAGGTGATAAATTTAGATCCACGGCCAATTTAGATCTTTTTATAGAGACGGATGGAGTGATGGTGGGGGATGATTTTGCCCATGAACAGAATTTAATCATACGTGAGGGAAATAAAACTGTTTTATTTGCCGGTTGTGCTCATAATGGCATTGCCAATATTCTTGATCATTTAAACTTGGTTTATAAAGTAATTCCGGATGATGTGATTGGTGGCTTTCATTTATATAATCCTTCGCGCAAAAAGTCTGAAAACATTGTGTTAATCGAAAATATGGGTCATTATTTATTAAGCAGAGATACGACTTATTACACCTGCCATTGCACCGGCACGGAACCATATCAAATATTGCGCGGATTGATGGGAGATCGGATTCAATACCTGTCAACCGGAATTAGATTAGAAATATGA